The following are from one region of the Segatella oris genome:
- a CDS encoding di-heme oxidoredictase family protein: MIQKMNFGKLLLLGTMMLAVTACSDDDNIKPYNPNENIGKNVGNFSAAEWYPGGEKGTTSNEEGCYSNPSPEIEEAGLYQTFKRGETFFDHAYTLFNRPYTGLGPAYVRSGCEYCHPSYGHGKRQNKYEADQMGNGYLLVIYHPTAGTDPDGVKYAANSYIRQVTGMPQTKAMYPFKAPVDERGIHMEWKKLSGTMPSGLSATQFPDGEKYELTYPEVTIEQSAFNTNPKPTNYEVRLESTIGMYGTGLLDAIDQDSMKVQYAREAANPHVKLNPGMWDTAAQDWAASAWYKLADGTKRVKKFTYAMTRASLLDGPGANAIWNITNVTRSDRHYLYTTAAWAKAMSEDESVIKEIQEQGQKPSSLLHPYYGDGTKAGIKKLVNDLLSLNSNKPETHKAYKKYFVDMAPWNGQEEMRDEDYYAFAVWHKGLGVPQARNLDSKEVQRGKQLFYQMGCTACHRPSWTIKKDNSWVDPISRNYASIGHGLPDYSGTTIWPYTDLVQHRLFMMNNIRTGWCRTTPLWGRGLSIQETGEGSRLHDCRAHNVVEAIMWHAYSKESDAYFAAEKFYKLKKADRDAVVAFINAI; this comes from the coding sequence ATGATACAGAAAATGAATTTCGGAAAGCTCTTACTGCTCGGCACAATGATGTTAGCAGTGACGGCTTGTAGCGACGATGACAACATCAAACCCTACAACCCCAATGAGAACATCGGTAAGAATGTAGGCAATTTCAGTGCTGCCGAATGGTATCCCGGAGGCGAGAAAGGAACCACTTCGAATGAAGAAGGCTGCTACAGTAACCCATCTCCCGAGATAGAAGAAGCTGGATTATACCAGACTTTCAAGCGCGGAGAGACTTTCTTCGACCACGCATACACCCTCTTTAACCGTCCTTACACGGGTCTTGGTCCTGCATATGTGCGTTCAGGTTGCGAATACTGCCACCCTTCTTACGGTCATGGCAAGCGCCAAAACAAGTATGAAGCCGACCAAATGGGCAATGGATACCTGCTCGTCATCTATCATCCTACGGCAGGAACCGACCCTGACGGCGTGAAATATGCAGCCAACTCATACATCCGTCAGGTAACAGGTATGCCGCAAACCAAGGCAATGTATCCTTTCAAGGCACCTGTTGACGAACGCGGCATTCACATGGAATGGAAGAAACTTTCAGGCACCATGCCCTCTGGTCTGTCTGCAACGCAGTTCCCTGATGGTGAGAAATACGAGCTGACTTATCCCGAAGTAACCATCGAACAGAGTGCTTTCAACACCAATCCGAAGCCTACCAACTATGAAGTCCGGCTCGAATCAACGATTGGTATGTATGGCACAGGCCTGCTTGATGCCATTGATCAAGACTCCATGAAGGTGCAGTATGCCCGCGAAGCAGCCAATCCTCACGTGAAACTCAACCCTGGTATGTGGGACACTGCAGCCCAAGATTGGGCAGCTTCGGCATGGTATAAGCTGGCAGACGGCACAAAACGCGTGAAGAAATTCACCTATGCAATGACTCGTGCATCGCTTCTTGACGGCCCAGGTGCCAATGCTATCTGGAACATTACCAACGTTACGCGCAGCGACCGCCACTATCTTTACACCACAGCTGCATGGGCAAAGGCCATGAGTGAAGACGAAAGCGTCATCAAGGAAATTCAAGAACAGGGACAAAAGCCGTCATCTCTGCTTCATCCCTACTACGGAGATGGCACCAAAGCAGGTATAAAGAAGCTTGTGAATGACTTGTTAAGCCTCAACAGTAACAAGCCCGAAACGCACAAAGCCTATAAGAAATACTTCGTAGACATGGCACCTTGGAACGGACAGGAAGAGATGCGGGATGAAGACTACTATGCTTTCGCCGTATGGCATAAGGGACTTGGCGTGCCACAGGCCCGTAATCTCGACTCGAAAGAAGTGCAGCGAGGCAAGCAACTCTTTTATCAGATGGGCTGTACTGCCTGCCATCGTCCTTCATGGACTATCAAAAAGGACAACAGTTGGGTTGATCCCATCAGCCGCAACTATGCTTCTATAGGTCATGGTCTGCCTGATTACAGCGGAACGACTATCTGGCCATACACTGACCTCGTGCAACACAGGCTGTTTATGATGAATAATATCCGCACGGGATGGTGCAGAACGACACCGCTCTGGGGTCGCGGACTGTCTATTCAAGAGACAGGTGAAGGCTCAAGACTGCACGACTGCCGTGCTCACAACGTGGTTGAAGCCATCATGTGGCACGCTTACAGCAAGGAGAGCGATGCCTATTTTGCCGCTGAAAAGTTCTATAAATTGAAGAAAGCCGATAGAGATGCTGTCGTAGCATTCATCAATGCGATATAG
- a CDS encoding imelysin family protein: MKKIFKYAMLFAMVCSLTTAMTSCSSNDDDTPQTGQLSEGDKYLQKVLAANVDNTINPTYKALADGCEKLNNELEALTPGSITQQQVDNVCKTFLEARANYESSEAFLLGAASHFLIDPHIDSWPLGLNELYNYLKADHKYKITDQSILGFHGIEFILFRDGKPRKAAELNSHDSYNQAGIDFTIFSGTQELDYAKAVAEDLRNSVYRLECSWDENANKEHVKVLDELETVYKTDKGFSYGYEMKNAGDPTKSTYNTVKLAVSSVLTGDNSAGGIADEVGNTKINNPFSGKDESYIESPYSYNSLTDFQNNIHSIENVWFGGVEGKRGEYSFHNYFKKYDAKVGQRVETAISDALKQIAAIKYPFVKNIKDPQCKNAIKACQELNDALAAASDFVGKNNK; this comes from the coding sequence ATGAAAAAGATTTTCAAGTATGCCATGCTCTTTGCCATGGTTTGTTCACTGACAACTGCCATGACTTCATGCAGCAGTAATGATGATGACACCCCACAAACCGGCCAGTTAAGCGAGGGCGACAAGTATCTTCAGAAGGTGCTTGCAGCCAATGTTGACAACACCATTAACCCCACTTACAAGGCTTTGGCCGACGGATGTGAGAAACTAAACAATGAACTTGAGGCCCTGACACCAGGTTCAATCACACAGCAACAAGTAGATAATGTATGCAAGACTTTCCTCGAAGCGCGTGCCAACTACGAGAGCAGTGAGGCATTCCTGCTTGGTGCAGCCTCTCACTTTCTTATCGACCCACACATCGACTCATGGCCTCTCGGTCTTAATGAGCTTTACAATTACCTCAAAGCTGACCACAAATACAAGATTACCGACCAAAGTATTCTCGGCTTCCATGGTATTGAATTCATCCTCTTCCGCGACGGTAAACCACGCAAAGCAGCTGAATTGAACTCACATGACAGCTACAATCAGGCCGGTATTGACTTCACTATCTTCAGCGGGACACAAGAACTTGACTACGCAAAGGCCGTTGCTGAAGACCTCCGCAACAGCGTTTATCGCTTGGAATGTTCATGGGATGAGAATGCAAACAAGGAGCATGTGAAAGTTCTCGACGAATTGGAAACCGTCTACAAGACCGATAAAGGCTTCTCTTACGGCTACGAAATGAAGAATGCCGGCGACCCAACCAAGAGCACATACAACACAGTTAAGCTTGCTGTCAGCTCTGTATTGACAGGCGACAACAGTGCAGGTGGTATTGCAGATGAGGTTGGTAACACCAAGATCAACAATCCATTCTCCGGTAAAGACGAAAGTTATATCGAGTCACCTTACAGCTATAACTCCCTCACTGACTTCCAGAACAACATCCACAGCATTGAAAATGTATGGTTCGGCGGTGTAGAAGGCAAGCGCGGTGAATACAGTTTCCACAACTACTTCAAGAAGTATGACGCCAAAGTAGGCCAGCGTGTGGAGACAGCTATCAGCGATGCACTGAAGCAAATCGCTGCAATCAAGTACCCATTCGTTAAGAATATCAAGGATCCTCAGTGCAAGAATGCAATCAAAGCATGCCAGGAGCTGAACGATGCACTTGCTGCAGCCTCTGATTTTGTAGGCAAGAACAACAAGTAA
- the fldA gene encoding flavodoxin FldA — MNKTCIIYGSSTGTCQDLASRIATKLGVDSADVFDVSKVSADQIGAYQNLILGTSTWGAGEMQDDWYDGVKTLKAAGLSGKTVAIFGCGDSEGYCDTFCGGMAELFNAVKEAGAKVIGQVSADGYTYDDSEAVVDGNFVGLALDEVNEDDKTDERIDAWVKEIQPEL, encoded by the coding sequence ATGAATAAGACTTGTATTATCTACGGTTCTTCAACAGGCACTTGCCAGGACCTTGCTTCTCGTATTGCAACAAAACTCGGTGTAGACAGCGCTGATGTCTTCGATGTTTCTAAAGTTTCTGCCGATCAGATCGGTGCTTATCAGAATCTCATTCTCGGTACTTCAACATGGGGTGCAGGTGAAATGCAGGACGATTGGTACGATGGTGTGAAGACATTAAAGGCTGCCGGACTCAGTGGAAAGACTGTAGCTATCTTCGGTTGCGGTGACAGTGAGGGCTATTGTGACACCTTCTGTGGTGGTATGGCCGAGCTTTTCAATGCAGTGAAAGAGGCTGGTGCAAAGGTCATTGGACAGGTTTCAGCCGATGGTTACACCTATGATGACTCTGAAGCTGTCGTTGACGGAAACTTCGTTGGCCTTGCACTTGACGAGGTTAACGAGGACGATAAGACCGATGAACGCATTGATGCATGGGTGAAGGAAATTCAGCCAGAACTCTAA
- a CDS encoding DUF2023 family protein: MLQTEAVPTDLRVLSEQIYQYKKGVRNMVLYTFPDRYQQQAVCKLERQGIDYLIQPVGNKRINLFFGRKECMDAIRTFAGRPLNQLTPEEDFILGTLLGYDICSQCERYCKRKA; encoded by the coding sequence ATGCTGCAGACTGAAGCTGTACCGACCGACTTGAGAGTGCTCTCCGAGCAGATTTATCAATACAAGAAGGGTGTGAGAAACATGGTTCTCTACACCTTTCCTGACCGCTATCAGCAACAAGCTGTATGCAAACTTGAGCGCCAAGGTATTGATTATCTCATTCAGCCTGTAGGCAACAAGCGTATCAATCTGTTCTTTGGGCGCAAGGAATGTATGGATGCTATACGCACCTTTGCAGGTCGTCCGCTCAATCAACTCACGCCCGAAGAAGATTTCATTCTCGGCACCTTGCTGGGCTATGACATCTGCAGTCAGTGCGAACGATATTGTAAACGCAAGGCATAG
- a CDS encoding porin family protein, whose amino-acid sequence MKKIVLAAALLLTSVATFAQREVGSLTIQPKVGFNVSNVTKTNGDTRIGVAAGAEAEYQLGDIYSIAVGLLYSSQGNKQTVDLPRLGKASVTWAPSYLNIPVVANVYVVKNLAVKLGVQPGFCVAKDKLKANTFDLSIPVGLSYEYKNFVLDGRYNFGVTNVAKGVNTKNSVFQFTLGYKFDI is encoded by the coding sequence ATGAAGAAGATTGTATTGGCTGCAGCATTGTTGCTCACTTCAGTTGCAACGTTTGCACAGCGCGAAGTTGGTTCATTGACCATTCAACCTAAGGTAGGTTTCAACGTTTCTAACGTCACAAAGACGAATGGTGACACAAGAATTGGTGTGGCAGCTGGTGCAGAAGCTGAATATCAATTAGGCGATATCTACTCTATTGCAGTAGGACTTCTCTACTCAAGTCAGGGTAATAAGCAGACAGTTGACTTGCCTCGTTTAGGTAAAGCTTCTGTAACTTGGGCGCCAAGCTACTTGAACATTCCTGTAGTTGCTAACGTTTATGTAGTTAAAAACCTTGCAGTTAAGCTCGGTGTTCAGCCAGGTTTCTGCGTTGCTAAAGACAAATTAAAAGCAAATACCTTTGATCTTTCTATCCCAGTTGGTTTGTCTTACGAGTACAAGAACTTCGTTCTTGATGGTCGTTACAACTTCGGTGTAACAAATGTTGCCAAAGGTGTTAACACAAAGAACAGCGTATTCCAGTTTACATTGGGCTATAAGTTCGACATTTGA
- a CDS encoding glycosyltransferase family 4 protein, giving the protein MQRKKIFHIVSHLDVGGAERVAVNIAESATEGIEYHVVELIRAHGAFTKVLIKELQDHNICYHRGWIPEFHFHYLFERLAALTFPLWFLWLFLKYKPRAIHCHTEMPDLATYCFFRLFPWTLKRCKIVRTIHNTRLWAGMERTGQRVEAFFIRQNANVAISEAVRKNYQNIYHACPPIIYNGVAPVSQQPYPHLKTDKTNILFAGRFEEQKGIDTLIEIIKSQKDNPCCYFHVIGGGSLEAVLTEQLAECSNVSICKPLFNLASYMASFDFLLMPSRFEGLSILSLEASFNGLPTIINACPGLYETLPEDWPLRVENNDINQYIHLFSDVLPTINRQHLKDMARRFADEHFSMRSMRAGYERLY; this is encoded by the coding sequence ATGCAGCGAAAGAAGATCTTTCATATCGTTTCACATCTTGATGTTGGCGGTGCCGAACGCGTGGCGGTCAACATTGCAGAGTCGGCCACCGAGGGCATAGAGTATCATGTTGTGGAGCTTATCAGGGCGCATGGTGCTTTTACCAAGGTGCTCATTAAGGAACTTCAAGACCACAACATCTGCTATCATCGTGGCTGGATACCCGAGTTTCATTTCCATTATCTCTTCGAACGGTTAGCTGCCTTGACTTTTCCGCTGTGGTTTCTATGGCTCTTTCTGAAATATAAACCACGTGCCATACACTGTCATACAGAGATGCCCGACTTGGCAACTTACTGCTTTTTCCGTCTGTTTCCTTGGACTTTGAAACGCTGCAAGATTGTAAGAACCATTCACAACACGCGACTTTGGGCCGGTATGGAGCGCACGGGGCAGCGTGTAGAAGCCTTTTTCATCCGCCAGAATGCCAATGTCGCCATTTCAGAAGCCGTCAGAAAGAACTATCAGAACATTTATCATGCCTGCCCACCTATTATATATAATGGTGTGGCTCCCGTCAGTCAGCAACCTTACCCACATCTGAAAACCGACAAAACAAACATTCTTTTCGCCGGAAGATTTGAGGAACAGAAAGGCATCGACACACTGATTGAAATCATAAAAAGCCAAAAAGACAACCCATGCTGCTACTTCCATGTCATCGGCGGAGGTTCACTTGAGGCTGTTCTCACCGAGCAATTGGCCGAATGCAGCAACGTTTCAATCTGCAAACCCCTATTCAATTTAGCCTCATACATGGCTTCTTTCGACTTCCTGCTCATGCCTTCACGCTTTGAAGGACTGAGTATTCTATCGCTTGAAGCCAGCTTTAATGGACTTCCTACTATCATCAATGCCTGTCCCGGACTGTATGAAACACTGCCTGAAGACTGGCCTTTGCGCGTAGAAAATAATGATATCAATCAATATATCCATTTATTTAGCGATGTATTACCGACCATAAACCGCCAGCATTTGAAAGACATGGCACGACGATTTGCCGACGAACACTTCTCAATGAGAAGTATGCGAGCGGGTTATGAAAGGCTTTATTAA
- a CDS encoding lipopolysaccharide biosynthesis protein translates to MAESLKEKTTRGLFWGAMNSGTTQLLNLIIGIFLGRLISPAEYGIVGVLTIFTLLAGNLQSSGFSQGLVNLKAPQASDYNSVFWFNILASFVIYTVLFFAAPLIAAYIHEPCLIELSRFVFLSFVISSFGIAHSAYMTKNMMNREIAIIGAIALVCSGAVAITLAFLGFSYWSLAWQQIIYIAVLNLGRYYFVPWRPSFHFTFEPVKRMFSFSVNVLITNIINTVSNNILTLLFGGLYPMKAVGDFSQANKWNTMGSSFVANAVGQVAQPVLASVNEERGREVRVFRKMMRFTAFLSFPAMFGLAIVSREFILLTIKEQWIDAIPLLQMLCIGGAFVPFYTMYQNVAISNGRSDIYMCCNVLQIVFQLGIIAIFYQWGINSMVMFYTLFIIVWLLVWQFAAHRIIGVRLWEVVKDVFPSMFVAAGVMAVTYFVTSFIEHLALLLIARIIIAALLYAAIMKMLRMEMMEEMMKWVKEKKRKLPPIPPQERGEHADRVSLK, encoded by the coding sequence ATGGCAGAAAGCTTGAAAGAGAAGACAACAAGGGGGCTCTTCTGGGGTGCAATGAACAGTGGAACGACGCAATTGCTTAATTTAATCATCGGCATCTTCCTTGGACGGCTCATCAGTCCGGCTGAATATGGCATTGTAGGCGTGCTTACTATCTTCACACTGCTTGCCGGTAATCTGCAAAGTAGTGGCTTTTCGCAGGGCTTAGTGAACTTAAAAGCGCCACAAGCAAGCGATTATAATTCGGTCTTCTGGTTCAATATCCTTGCCAGTTTCGTGATTTATACCGTGCTTTTCTTTGCTGCTCCACTCATTGCGGCATACATCCATGAGCCTTGTTTGATAGAACTGTCACGCTTTGTCTTCTTGAGTTTCGTGATTTCCTCTTTCGGAATAGCCCACAGTGCCTATATGACGAAGAACATGATGAACCGAGAAATCGCTATCATTGGCGCCATTGCACTCGTCTGTTCGGGCGCAGTGGCCATCACGTTAGCCTTCTTAGGTTTCTCTTATTGGAGCTTGGCATGGCAACAAATCATTTATATTGCCGTGCTGAACCTTGGCCGTTATTATTTCGTTCCTTGGCGTCCGTCGTTTCATTTCACGTTTGAACCCGTCAAACGCATGTTCAGTTTCAGTGTGAATGTGCTTATCACAAACATTATCAACACTGTAAGCAACAACATACTGACGTTGTTATTCGGTGGACTTTACCCCATGAAAGCTGTTGGAGACTTCTCACAAGCCAACAAATGGAACACGATGGGCAGCTCTTTTGTAGCCAATGCAGTGGGTCAGGTGGCGCAACCCGTGTTGGCTTCAGTGAATGAAGAGCGTGGAAGAGAGGTCAGAGTGTTTCGCAAGATGATGCGTTTCACGGCGTTTCTCAGCTTTCCTGCCATGTTCGGATTGGCGATAGTGTCACGCGAATTTATCCTACTCACGATTAAAGAACAGTGGATTGATGCCATTCCTTTGCTTCAAATGCTCTGCATCGGTGGTGCTTTCGTGCCGTTTTACACCATGTATCAGAATGTAGCTATCAGCAATGGGCGGTCGGATATCTATATGTGTTGCAATGTTTTGCAGATTGTTTTTCAACTTGGTATCATAGCAATTTTCTATCAATGGGGCATCAACAGCATGGTGATGTTCTATACATTGTTTATCATTGTATGGCTTTTGGTGTGGCAGTTTGCTGCGCATCGCATCATCGGTGTACGCTTGTGGGAAGTCGTGAAAGATGTTTTCCCGTCGATGTTTGTGGCTGCAGGCGTAATGGCTGTTACCTACTTTGTAACGAGTTTCATTGAACATCTTGCCTTATTGCTCATTGCCCGCATCATCATTGCAGCCTTGTTGTATGCTGCAATCATGAAAATGCTGCGTATGGAAATGATGGAAGAGATGATGAAATGGGTGAAAGAGAAGAAGAGAAAACTACCTCCAATCCCTCCTCAAGAGAGGGGAGAGCATGCAGATAGGGTCTCCTTGAAATGA
- a CDS encoding glycosyltransferase family 2 protein, protein MKVSILIPVYGVEQYIAECARSLFSQTYRDLEFIFVDDCSPDNSISVLKKVLEDYPDRASQVHIIRHETNKGLGATRHTAFTHATGDAILHVDSDDVVPKNAVSLLVDEMQKARYDIVSGAYAEYKEHRLGAVVFPPKTSHHQYLRMMLCQNLVKHHIWGRLYRRSFLQDQHIESIPDINYCEDYAVVPRAFFSARYTTIDDLVYYYRTDNITSYTHQISHKNLVSMLKANAVVIDFFRKNDVKRLYHQALDMGLLNMYRDAMKNGMPPKEIATYCPFQPIKARNRVFLKAMTTWLPMKVSDILYRIYRRI, encoded by the coding sequence ATGAAAGTATCTATTCTCATTCCCGTCTACGGTGTTGAACAGTATATTGCCGAGTGCGCTCGGTCGCTTTTCAGTCAGACTTACCGTGACTTAGAGTTTATTTTCGTGGACGACTGCTCCCCCGATAACAGCATTTCAGTGCTTAAGAAGGTGCTTGAAGACTATCCTGACAGGGCAAGTCAAGTGCACATCATACGCCATGAAACCAACAAAGGCTTGGGAGCTACACGTCACACAGCCTTTACCCATGCGACAGGAGATGCTATTCTGCACGTTGACAGTGATGATGTTGTACCCAAAAACGCTGTAAGCTTGTTAGTTGATGAAATGCAGAAAGCACGGTATGACATCGTGAGCGGTGCCTATGCCGAGTACAAAGAACACCGTTTGGGAGCTGTAGTTTTTCCACCAAAAACCTCACATCATCAGTATCTTCGTATGATGTTGTGTCAAAATCTGGTAAAACATCACATATGGGGACGCCTATATCGCCGTTCATTCCTACAGGATCAGCATATTGAATCCATTCCCGATATCAACTATTGTGAGGATTATGCTGTCGTTCCCCGTGCCTTTTTCTCAGCCCGTTATACGACAATTGATGATCTTGTTTATTATTACCGCACGGACAATATCACTTCCTATACACATCAAATCTCACACAAAAACCTCGTTTCCATGCTCAAAGCGAATGCTGTCGTGATTGACTTTTTCAGGAAAAATGATGTGAAACGACTTTATCATCAGGCGCTTGATATGGGATTATTAAATATGTATCGCGATGCCATGAAGAACGGTATGCCTCCCAAGGAGATTGCAACCTATTGCCCGTTCCAACCCATAAAAGCCCGCAACAGAGTGTTTTTAAAGGCTATGACAACGTGGTTGCCGATGAAAGTAAGTGATATCTTATACCGTATTTACAGGAGGATATGA
- a CDS encoding DUF6080 domain-containing protein: MINPLRIFNIRKEERWPALAVFIYLSALNGLAIYQYFEEFTRCGRIGYYSLFMKYFNLSGYDPFTYITLSEWRSLYSLERHPLLAVFVYPLTQLNHWLMGLTGMNCAIFIWATVLIILSLYSTLFLFRILREIVGISYRDSLLLSAFFLTFGHIMVTVVAPDHFALSLFFLLLTLYVAGKAILENRPLSTWKTASLLFLSTGVTTTNCVKIGLAQWFANGKRFFCPKSFLISMVMPMLLIGCGYALINEYIQKPEQERREHTLAERLKKDASFRKTIAETNEKTAHLHANAIMEGENFRWTDLHLSRPHSIIENLFGESLMLHEDHMLQDVNKDRPIFVAYHNKLCYVIAVVMMLLLVGGIVTGLRLRFMQFCLSWFSFDMLLHLVLGFGLIEVYIMTAHWAFILPIAAAFLLKRQQRPAVQQVLRLTLVFCTVFMLAHNGLLFLRFMLH; the protein is encoded by the coding sequence ATGATCAATCCACTACGCATATTCAACATAAGAAAAGAGGAACGCTGGCCTGCATTGGCAGTTTTCATATACTTGTCTGCCCTGAACGGACTCGCTATCTATCAGTATTTTGAGGAGTTTACTCGCTGCGGACGCATCGGTTACTACTCTCTTTTCATGAAATATTTCAATCTTTCGGGCTACGATCCCTTTACCTATATCACGCTTTCTGAATGGCGATCGCTCTACAGTCTGGAGCGTCATCCGCTGCTTGCGGTCTTTGTTTATCCCCTCACGCAACTCAATCATTGGCTCATGGGGCTTACCGGCATGAACTGTGCCATATTCATTTGGGCCACGGTTCTCATCATCTTGTCACTCTACTCCACGTTGTTTCTGTTTCGCATTCTACGCGAAATCGTGGGCATCAGCTATCGTGACAGCCTGCTGTTATCGGCATTTTTCCTGACATTCGGCCATATCATGGTCACTGTTGTGGCTCCCGATCACTTTGCATTATCGTTGTTTTTCCTGCTGTTGACACTCTATGTAGCAGGCAAAGCAATACTTGAGAACCGACCGTTGAGTACATGGAAGACCGCCTCTCTGCTTTTCCTATCCACAGGAGTGACCACTACGAACTGCGTAAAGATAGGACTTGCACAATGGTTTGCCAATGGAAAACGCTTTTTCTGCCCCAAATCATTCCTTATTTCGATGGTGATGCCGATGCTGTTGATAGGTTGTGGATACGCACTTATCAATGAATACATACAGAAACCCGAGCAGGAGCGACGGGAACACACATTGGCCGAGCGCCTGAAAAAAGATGCCTCATTTCGTAAAACCATTGCCGAAACGAATGAAAAAACAGCACATCTCCACGCCAATGCTATCATGGAAGGGGAGAACTTCCGCTGGACTGACCTTCACTTATCGCGACCTCACAGCATCATTGAAAACCTTTTCGGTGAATCTTTGATGCTGCACGAAGACCATATGCTGCAAGATGTCAACAAAGACCGACCGATTTTCGTGGCTTATCACAACAAACTGTGCTACGTTATAGCCGTTGTCATGATGCTGTTGCTTGTCGGTGGTATCGTGACAGGCCTCAGGTTGCGCTTCATGCAGTTCTGTCTGTCGTGGTTCAGCTTTGATATGTTACTGCATTTAGTGCTTGGTTTCGGACTCATCGAAGTCTATATCATGACCGCTCACTGGGCTTTCATCCTGCCGATTGCTGCTGCTTTCCTGCTCAAACGCCAGCAACGGCCTGCCGTGCAGCAAGTCCTGCGCCTCACATTAGTATTCTGCACCGTGTTCATGTTGGCCCACAACGGTCTGCTTTTCCTACGTTTCATGTTACATTGA
- a CDS encoding metallophosphoesterase family protein: MMKKIIICWLLLSFSIGMAAQNLHFKDGKFKIVQFTDLHYKLGNPASRQATDCLYEIVKAEQPDLVVLTGDVIYSKPGDMCLQQVLNVLSDLKVPFCYLLGNHDPEQGIPVNQLYDQAQQNSYCVQPKRNGNTLDYALPIKSGDGTKTAAVLYCMDTHDYCKMAGVGGYQWLTSNQIGLYRNWSAAFKRHNGGKPVPALMFMHYPLPEYNDAVANTQVVLYGTRMEKAYAPNLNSGMFTAVKEGGDVMGVFCGHDHDNDYSLMYYRVLLAHGRFSGGNTEYNHLRNGARIIVLHEGQRNFDTYIRERGGQILYQTTYPDSYTKDNWKKRDGTR, translated from the coding sequence ATGATGAAGAAAATAATTATTTGTTGGTTATTGCTGAGTTTCTCTATAGGTATGGCAGCTCAAAACCTGCATTTTAAAGACGGGAAATTCAAGATAGTGCAGTTCACCGACCTACATTATAAACTCGGAAATCCTGCATCTCGTCAGGCCACGGATTGCCTTTATGAGATTGTGAAGGCCGAACAGCCCGACCTTGTTGTGCTGACAGGCGACGTCATTTATTCCAAACCGGGCGACATGTGCCTGCAACAAGTGCTCAATGTGCTGTCGGATTTGAAGGTGCCTTTCTGTTATCTGTTGGGCAATCATGACCCTGAACAGGGCATACCTGTCAATCAGTTGTACGACCAGGCACAGCAGAACAGCTACTGTGTGCAGCCGAAACGCAATGGAAACACACTTGACTATGCGTTGCCCATCAAGTCGGGTGATGGCACAAAGACTGCTGCCGTGCTCTATTGTATGGATACCCATGACTACTGTAAAATGGCAGGTGTAGGCGGTTATCAATGGCTTACGTCGAACCAGATAGGCCTTTATCGCAACTGGTCAGCGGCATTCAAACGCCACAATGGAGGCAAACCGGTGCCTGCTTTGATGTTCATGCACTATCCATTGCCTGAATATAACGATGCCGTTGCTAACACACAAGTGGTTCTTTACGGTACAAGAATGGAGAAAGCCTACGCTCCTAACCTCAACAGTGGCATGTTTACGGCTGTCAAGGAAGGTGGTGATGTGATGGGAGTCTTCTGTGGTCACGACCACGATAACGACTATTCACTGATGTACTACCGTGTTCTTCTGGCCCATGGTCGCTTCTCCGGCGGTAACACGGAGTACAACCATCTACGCAACGGTGCCCGCATCATCGTGCTTCATGAAGGACAACGCAACTTCGATACCTACATTCGGGAACGTGGCGGACAGATACTTTATCAGACAACTTACCCTGACAGCTACACGAAAGACAACTGGAAAAAACGAGACGGAACGCGATAA